One genomic window of Channa argus isolate prfri chromosome 5, Channa argus male v1.0, whole genome shotgun sequence includes the following:
- the LOC137127078 gene encoding T-complex protein 11-like protein 2 isoform X1 encodes MLVPVNNQSSKQQRSAVAEMSNKRVDAPDDSPADLPHLEKLDSPTGSLPTASLSSLMEVENSVFNLSLAHEIVANRDFCFQPKSPPSDSLEGKVTEIVHRAFWDSLLEQLNSDPPNYNHAVILLQEVKTMLQSLLLPGHIRLKSQLDEVLDMELIQQEVAHGALDLHRLAGYIIYTMALLCAPVRDPEVRALRDLQHPVELLREIFRVLGLMKADMVNFTIQSLRPHLLQQAVQYERSKFQQILEKQPASLDNTTAWLQAATSQEALAVRAQPDSPSPDSQGPVSATAVLNRAYMRLLHWDPQDQKYPETMLMDRARLDALAQRLQILVLEASVLLLTDTQRGGVISSLPGFVGKLEQSVTALLEGSYSREADLKEALLGLAEIVLQQVNASLLSHGGEALPQKNQDLLRGQISDLWKQNNAVRTLIGERVQGFLQAMLQGGPNKRSPELSASLRHVSAELLELGTAFGRIVHFNRTVFGPFYAPILRKLLFPAGEAEAGEVSR; translated from the exons ATGTTAGTTCCTGTAAATAATCAATCATCGAAACAACAACGCTCG GCTGTTgctgaaatgtcaaataaaaggGTGGACGCCCCTGATGACTCCCCCGCTGACCTTCCTCATCTGGAAAAGCTTGACTCTCCTACAG GGAGCCTGCCCACTGCCTCATTATCCAGTCTGATGGAGGTGGAAAACTCTGTTTTCAACCTGAGCCTCGCACATGAGATAGTGGCGAACAGAGACTTCTGCTTCCAACCAAAGAGCCCCCCCTCAGacag CCTGGAGGGCAAAGTGACGGAAATTGTACACCGGGCGTTTTGGGACAGTCTTCTCGAGCAGCTCAATAGTGACCCTCCCAATTACAACCATGCTGTCATTCTGCTGCAGGAGGTCAAAACG ATGCTTcagtccctgctgctgcctGGTCACATCAGGCTGAAATCTCAGCTGGACGAGGTGCTGGACATGGAGCTGATCCAGCAGGAGGTCGCGCATGGAGCTCTGGACCTTCACAGACTTGCAGGATACATCATTTATACCATGGCATTGTTATGTGCTCCTGTGCGTGACCCAGAGGTTCGAGCACTGAGGGACCTCCAGCACCCTGTGGAGCTACTGAG GGAGATCTTCCGTGTCTTGGGGCTGATGAAAGCCGACATGGTTAACTTCACCATCCAGAGTTTGAGGCCTCACCTCCTGCAGCAGGCCGTGCAGTACGAGAGGAGCAAATTCCAGCAGATTCTGGAGAAGCAGCCAG CTTCTCTGGATAATACCACCGCATGGCTTCAGGCAGCTACGTCACAAGAGGCGCTGGCCGTCAGAGCTCAGCCTGATTCACCCAGTCCTGACAGCCAAGGTCCTGTCAGTGCCACCGCCGTCCTCAATCGAGCCTACATGCGTCTGCTGCATTGGGACCCGCAGGACCAGAAATACCCTGAG ACTATGCTGATGGACAGAGCCCGTCTGGACGCTCTGGCACAGCGGCTCCAGATCCTGGTCCTGGAGGCGTCAGTGCTGCTCCTGACCGACACTCAGCGCGGGGGCGTCATTTCCTCCCTGCCGGGGTTTGTAGGTAAACTCGAGCAGTCCGTCACTGCCCTGCTGGAGGGCAGTTACTCCAG GGAGGCCGACCTGAAAGAGGCGCTGCTTGGGCTCGCGGAGATAGTACTGCAGCAGGTGAACGCAAGTCTGCTCAGCCATGGAGGAGAAGCGTTGCCTCAGAAGAACCAGGACCTGCTGAGGGGACAAATATCCGACCTGTGGAAGCAGAACAACGCTGTCCGCACACTCATAG GAGAACGGGTACAGGGCTTCCTCCAGGCCATGCTGCAGGGTGGCCCCAATAAAAggagcccagagctgtctgctTCCCTCAGGCATGTTAGTGCTGAGCTACTTGAGCTGGGGACGGCCTTTGGGCGAATTGTCCACTTCAACCGAACAGTCTTTGGTCCCTTCTATGCACCAATCCTCAGGAAACTTCTGTTCCCAGCAGGAGAGGCCGAGGCCGGGGAGGTCTCACGCTAG
- the LOC137127078 gene encoding T-complex protein 11-like protein 2 isoform X2, whose product MSNKRVDAPDDSPADLPHLEKLDSPTGSLPTASLSSLMEVENSVFNLSLAHEIVANRDFCFQPKSPPSDSLEGKVTEIVHRAFWDSLLEQLNSDPPNYNHAVILLQEVKTMLQSLLLPGHIRLKSQLDEVLDMELIQQEVAHGALDLHRLAGYIIYTMALLCAPVRDPEVRALRDLQHPVELLREIFRVLGLMKADMVNFTIQSLRPHLLQQAVQYERSKFQQILEKQPASLDNTTAWLQAATSQEALAVRAQPDSPSPDSQGPVSATAVLNRAYMRLLHWDPQDQKYPETMLMDRARLDALAQRLQILVLEASVLLLTDTQRGGVISSLPGFVGKLEQSVTALLEGSYSREADLKEALLGLAEIVLQQVNASLLSHGGEALPQKNQDLLRGQISDLWKQNNAVRTLIGERVQGFLQAMLQGGPNKRSPELSASLRHVSAELLELGTAFGRIVHFNRTVFGPFYAPILRKLLFPAGEAEAGEVSR is encoded by the exons atgtcaaataaaaggGTGGACGCCCCTGATGACTCCCCCGCTGACCTTCCTCATCTGGAAAAGCTTGACTCTCCTACAG GGAGCCTGCCCACTGCCTCATTATCCAGTCTGATGGAGGTGGAAAACTCTGTTTTCAACCTGAGCCTCGCACATGAGATAGTGGCGAACAGAGACTTCTGCTTCCAACCAAAGAGCCCCCCCTCAGacag CCTGGAGGGCAAAGTGACGGAAATTGTACACCGGGCGTTTTGGGACAGTCTTCTCGAGCAGCTCAATAGTGACCCTCCCAATTACAACCATGCTGTCATTCTGCTGCAGGAGGTCAAAACG ATGCTTcagtccctgctgctgcctGGTCACATCAGGCTGAAATCTCAGCTGGACGAGGTGCTGGACATGGAGCTGATCCAGCAGGAGGTCGCGCATGGAGCTCTGGACCTTCACAGACTTGCAGGATACATCATTTATACCATGGCATTGTTATGTGCTCCTGTGCGTGACCCAGAGGTTCGAGCACTGAGGGACCTCCAGCACCCTGTGGAGCTACTGAG GGAGATCTTCCGTGTCTTGGGGCTGATGAAAGCCGACATGGTTAACTTCACCATCCAGAGTTTGAGGCCTCACCTCCTGCAGCAGGCCGTGCAGTACGAGAGGAGCAAATTCCAGCAGATTCTGGAGAAGCAGCCAG CTTCTCTGGATAATACCACCGCATGGCTTCAGGCAGCTACGTCACAAGAGGCGCTGGCCGTCAGAGCTCAGCCTGATTCACCCAGTCCTGACAGCCAAGGTCCTGTCAGTGCCACCGCCGTCCTCAATCGAGCCTACATGCGTCTGCTGCATTGGGACCCGCAGGACCAGAAATACCCTGAG ACTATGCTGATGGACAGAGCCCGTCTGGACGCTCTGGCACAGCGGCTCCAGATCCTGGTCCTGGAGGCGTCAGTGCTGCTCCTGACCGACACTCAGCGCGGGGGCGTCATTTCCTCCCTGCCGGGGTTTGTAGGTAAACTCGAGCAGTCCGTCACTGCCCTGCTGGAGGGCAGTTACTCCAG GGAGGCCGACCTGAAAGAGGCGCTGCTTGGGCTCGCGGAGATAGTACTGCAGCAGGTGAACGCAAGTCTGCTCAGCCATGGAGGAGAAGCGTTGCCTCAGAAGAACCAGGACCTGCTGAGGGGACAAATATCCGACCTGTGGAAGCAGAACAACGCTGTCCGCACACTCATAG GAGAACGGGTACAGGGCTTCCTCCAGGCCATGCTGCAGGGTGGCCCCAATAAAAggagcccagagctgtctgctTCCCTCAGGCATGTTAGTGCTGAGCTACTTGAGCTGGGGACGGCCTTTGGGCGAATTGTCCACTTCAACCGAACAGTCTTTGGTCCCTTCTATGCACCAATCCTCAGGAAACTTCTGTTCCCAGCAGGAGAGGCCGAGGCCGGGGAGGTCTCACGCTAG